The sequence below is a genomic window from Dyadobacter chenwenxiniae.
GGTCTGGAAAAATGGTTTTCAGGGCAATTGTATGCAAGACTCCCGGACGATTCGCTGAACAAGAAGCTTAGTGCTTACAATGCGCTAGAACTCAGCAACACCGAAGTTGTGAACACATATCCCAAGAAAAACAAGGTCTTACGGATGGCCATTGCAGAGGGCGTGATAGATCAGGCTGCGCGAGATAAGACAAATAAAAAAGCTTACAAAAGTGAGCTGGCCACCTACATGCAGGAAAAAGGCTTCAAGCCGCAAAAGGAGTTATACAGACAGTTTATCAATCAAAAAATCCTGCGGGCAGCTTATTCCAGTAATCAATTGCAGGAATTACTGACCGATTTCTGGTTTAACCATTTCAATGTATCGCTTGATAAAAATCAATGCGCAGAATTCATTCCGGCTTATGAACGTGATGTGATCCGGCCCAATGTGATGGGCAAATTCGAAGATTTGTTACTGGCAACCGCGCAATCTCCGGCTATGCTGATGTACCTGGATAATTCCAGCAGCACCGGTGTTAAAGAAGATATAAATAATGCCAAAGATAACCGGACCAGGCGAATCGCTGACAAGCAGATGGAGGATAAGAATGATACCACATCCAATGGAAAGGTGAAGAAACCCAGGAAACGTGGGTTAAATGAAAATTATGCGCGTGAAGTCATGGAGCTGCATACGCTGGGCGTCGATGGCGGATATACCCAGCAGGATGTTACGCAGGCAGCGCGGGTTCTCACCGGCTGGACTATTTATCCGATGAATAATAACGGTTATAACGCGACTGCAAGAAAATCATTGAACAATTTAGACAAAAGCAAGCTTAAACGGCGCGGATTTGTTCATCAAGGCGATTTCTTGTTTGCAGCCAATCGCCACGACACCAAGGAAAAGACAGTATTAGGAAGGCATTTTCCTGCTGGCGGCGGATACGAAGAAGGTGTTGAACTCCTGAAAATGTTTGCAAATCATCCGTCAACAGCAAAATTCATTTGCCGGAAAATAGCGGTTCGTTTTGTAAATGACCATCCTTCTCAAAACCTTGTTGATAAAATGGTTAAGACCTTTGAAACGAAAAACGGCGACATTGGCCAAGTCTTGATCACAATGGTTTCTTCTGATGAATTCTGGTCCAAAGAAGCATTGAGGGAAAAGACAAAATCTCCTTTTGAACTGGCAATCAGTGCAGTTAGAGGACTGAATGCGGACATAAGTCAACCATATCAATTGTTCAACTGGATCGCTAAAATGGGCCAAAAGCTGTATTATTATCAAGCGCCAACTGGCTTCCCCGATAAAGCGGAATACTGGATCAATACAGGAGCGTTACTGAATCGCATGAATTTTGGGCTGGCATTGGCCTCGCAGCGTATCCCGGGAATCAGCATTGATCTGGCAAGTCTGAATCAAAATCACGAACCTGAAAGTGCAGAGGCGGCTTTGGTCACTTATGGGAAAATGATCATGCCCGAGCGTGATTTGACTCACACTATCACGCGATTAAAGCCTATGCTGAATGAACCCGATCTGGCGACAAAAGTGGAGCAAGCCGCCCAAAAATCGGTCTCCACAGAACAGCCCGAAATGATGATGAACAACGAAAAGCCTTTGGCAAAAAACGATGCGATGCTGGCTCAGGTTGTAGGCGTCATTATAGGTTCTCCCGAGTTTCAACGTAAATAACATCACCATGACAACCAGAAGGGGTTTTATAAAGGCCGGAGGGCTTGCGCTCTTTGGCATCGGAAGTGGTGGCATTCCTCCATTTCTGGCAAAAGCTGCTGCGGACATTAGATCTCCAAAGATTTTTCAGCGTAAAAAGGTTTTGATATGCATATTCCAAAGAGGCGCCATGGATGGATTAATGGCAGTTACACCCTTCACAGACCCATATCTTCAAGCTGCCAGGCCAACATTATTTATGTCTGCTGCCAAAACCAGCAACAATCCGTTGATAGATCTTGACGGAAGATTTGGTCTGCATCCTGCGCTAGGAAGTTTTGAACCCATGTTCCGGGATAACAGACTGGCCATTGTCCACGGAATAGGGTCTCCGAATACAACCCGTTCGCATTTTGACGCGCAGGATTATATGGAATCGGGGACTCCGTTTAAGAAGGGCACACCCAGCGGATGGTTAAACCGGGCCGCTGGTTTGCTTGGCCACGAGGCAGCAACTCCATTCCAGGCAGTAAGCCTAACCTCCTCTTTACCAAGATCTTTATATGGTGATAGCCTGGCCGTAGCAATAAATAATCTGAGGGACTTTAATATTCAGCTTCGCGGTAACCAGGCCGGAGCCAACATGGCGGCAAAAAGTTTTGAAAGTCTTTATGACGAAACTTCGCTGGATTTGTTGCAGCAGACCGGGAAAGAGAGCTTTGAAGCTGTGAAGATGCTTCAAACAACTGCTTCAAAGAGCTATAAGCCAGCCAATAACGCGGTGTATCCTGCTTCTTCCCTGGGAAACTCTCTAAAACAAATTGCCCAACTGATCAAGATGGATGTAGGTTTAGAAGTAGCCTTTGCAGAATCAGGCGGCTGGGATACGCATTTCAACCAGGGAACCCAGACTGGCATTTTCGCCAGGAATCTCAGCGATTTAAGTGGGAGCATGATGGCATTGTGGACAGATTTGGAGGCCATGCAGGACAATGTAATCATTATGACTATGACCGAATTCGGGCGCACCGTTCATCAAAACGGCACCGGTGGAACTGATCATGGACGGGCATCCTGCAATTTTATTTTGGGAAATCATGTAAAAGGTGGATTGGTGCATGGCAAAGTCGCGCCGCTGGCAATAGAAAATCTGGAAGACGGAAGAGATTTAATGGTTACCACCGATTTCAGGAGTGTATTCAGCGAAGTAGCGAACAAACACCTGGGGATAAGCGATAACAAAATATTGTTTCCTGAATGGACAGGTGAATTTATAAATGTAATGCGGAGCTAACCTCCTATGTTAGCAGGCGTAAAGAAATTCACGAGGTTTCCGTCCGTATCACGGAACAACATGGAGCGGTTTCCCCAGGGCATTGTCGTTGGTGTCTGAACAATATCATCGTTTAGGTATTCTTTAAGATTATCGTATTCTGCGTCAACGTCATCTACTTGAAACTCCAATATCACGGAGCGATTGGATGCCGGTGCTGCCAGATGCGCTCCTCCAAAAAGTTGTAGGGTGCGCGTGCTGCCTATGGCTAATACGAAGGATGGAGTACGCAATTCTGCAAAATCGTCCGTGTACTGAACGACCGGCAAGCCCGTAATCTTTTCATAAAAAGCAATCAGAGGTTTAATGTCTGCTGTGATAATTCGAATGGATGCAAATTTCATGAGATTGAAGTTTCGTTTTAGTCATTTTTTCAAAATTATGTAACGGCAATGACAACCGTATGTCAGCAGCTAATCAGGGCGTGAGTTTCCAGATCGCAAAAGCGCTTGCAGCAAACGGATATGTCTTTAAGCAGGCCTTTCAAAATAAAAACCCAGATATCGCCCGTGAAATTCAGGTCGGCTTTTAACCTGATCAGGTCTTGATAAAAATTCCGGTTTTTTAGTCGCGTTTTTAACTTAGGTGAAAAACGGGCGTGTGATTATCATTGACCTTTGATCTAACAAAAAGCAAAAATATTACATCATGAAATCATCCAACACATCCGCCATAGCCTTCTCCAATGAGGCTGTTGAAACTGCCAAATCGCTACGGACGCTTTATTTTACACGCGCTGCATTCTCCATTGTATGGATATTGCTGGTGACGACCTTAGCCGGTACAAATGCTGTGGTTGCTATGGTCCTGTTTATCATCTATCCGGCTTGGGATGTAATCGCAACCTTTTTTGATATCAAATCGAACCCGCCATCTGCCAACAAGACACCGCAATATGTGAACATTGCCATCGGCGTCATCACCACGATTGCGGTGTACATTGCCTTACAAAAAGGTATTGCTGAGGCGTTAGTCGTATTTAGCGCCTGGGCAATCCTGACCGGGCTGATCCAGCTAATATTAGGCTTGCACAGACGCAAACAACTGGACGGTCAGTGGCCAATGATTATTAGCGGCGGTCAATCCATGCTGGCGGGCGTCTCCATCTTTCTAAAAGCACATACGCCTGGTACAGGTGTGAATACCCTGGCTGGTTATGCCGCTTTTGGCGCGTTTTACTTCTTGCTGGCCGCCTATCGTTTAAGTAAAACAATCAAACATGCGACAGTCACTGTCTGAGACTTTAGAACATCTTTGAAACAGCCAATTGCCGGTAAGCCTCAACCCATACCGGCAGTTTTATGGCATTTGTCCACTGAATTTCGGACTTATTCAGGTACACATAGTTCCTAAACCGTAGGGCATTTGTAAATTTGTTTTGCCAAAAAAATAGTCTGTTTTGCTTTTTAGCTACCGCAGTTTTGTATCCATTAATGAAGTGCCATGAGTGATAAAAATGAAATTATAGCCCAGCATCTGCGAAGTTTCGCTTCGCTTACAGACAAGGATATTGAACAGGGGCGGCCGTTCTGGAAACCTAGGACAATTAAAAAAGGGGATTTTTTCAATATGCAGAGCATGGTCTGCAATGATCTGGGATTAGTTTTAAAAGGAATCTTTCGTATATACTACCATGATCCGAAAACGGACACAGATAAAAACCTGTTTTTCTTTTCAGAAAATCAGTTTGTCGTTTCTTTCAGGAGCTTTATTTCTCGAAAAGCCTGCTGGTATTTTATAGAAGCGATGGAAGATTCTGAAATCGTTTTTATTTCCTACAAGGACCTCAATAGTTTATACGAAACGAATTCCAACTGGGCAAAATTCGGAAGGCTGCTGGCGGAATTGTTCTTCTCCTATGCCCAGACGCGGACAGAGGAATTTGTCTTTTTTTCGCACGAGGAACGGTATCTGAGGCTGCTGGAAGAACACCCGAACATTGTAGAGCGGATACCCGCCTATCACATTTCTTCTTTTCTAGGTATCACAAATCCCTCATTGAGCCGGATAAGAAAGCGGATAAAAAACAGTGAAACCACCAATTAGGTCAATTAAAGCACTTCTTTTCTTCGGGTCCAGAAGTAAAGTTCAAAGTCAAAGAGTTAATATTCCGATAACTTTTTTACTCTATGATTTTAGGGTTCCACTTGGGCTATGTCCAGTTTCAATGGACATGATATATGCAAGTTAAATACAGAGCCCGGCATACGACCAGACTCTGCATTTAGATTTAATTAAATGCTCGATTGTAAGGCACCGTAATTTACATTCAGACTGATTGCTACACCGGTCAATGCCTTTGAAATAAGGCAGTTTTGTTTAGATTCATTTGCAATTTCCAGGAATGACTCGGCCGGCACACCATCAATTGCTGTGGCATTCAGCGTAAGTTCTATGCCGGTTATACCACCTTTGGCCAGGTCAACACTTACAGATGCTTTGGTTTCCAGCTCATTGGCAGGTGTTCCTTTTTGAGACAGTGCATAAGCCAGCGCCATAGTAAAGCAGCCCGCATGTGCAGCTGCCAAAAGCTCCTCTGGGTTTGTCCCAATGCCCTCTGCAAAACGGGTGTTGAATGAATAATGTGTTTTATCCAGAACACCACTGTCTGATGATAACTGGCCATGACCGGTATTCAAATCGCCCGTCCAATGCGCTTTTGCGGATCTTTTCATTTTCTAATTGTTTTTGGTTTTGTTACCCCAAAGTTCCCTTCAAAAGATCGCCTGTTTTTTCACCTAAGTTAAATTCGGCCTTTTTTGTTTTGAATTTTATTGGCAAAAGTCCGGCAAAATCATGGATAAGCCCATTCGTTGGGAGGCACCTGTGATGGTCTTCAAAGCCAGGAACATAGCTGATTTCAGATATTGTCCAGTCGGTATGTTTGAGCAGCGCTTTTGCTTCGCCGGTAAGAAGCCCGGATAATACTAAAAAAGCAAAGTAGCGCAACACCCGCCCTTTCGACTACAAGATAGAGCCTTTCGGCTAAAGACGTTTTGCGAGGACTGGTGAACTTTGCAATAACAAAATATCAGACAAATGGAATTAAAAAATAGCACTGTACTGATTACAGGCGGCACGAGCGGGATCGGTTTGGAACTAGTAAAACAACTGACCCAGCAAGGGGCAAATATCATTGTTACGGGGCGCAACCTTAATGCCCTCAGAGAAGCGAAGACCAAATTTCCAAAAATCCATACATTCCAAAACGATGTTAGTAACCCGCGCGAAATAGAACAGCTTTACGAGGACGTCACCGAGCAATTTCCTGAGCTGAATATCATTATCAACAACGCGGGCATTATGCGTTTGATTGACCTCCGGGACGCGACATTGGACCTGGCAAATATCAACAGTGAAATAGCAACCAATCTTTCCGGGACCATCCAG
It includes:
- a CDS encoding DUF1800 domain-containing protein; translated protein: MKTVCKITFGSLIILLGTMLLSSFSDKNTAQPPFKFPYKKAGLTQRQAAAHLLNRFTFGPRTTDVEAVLEMGLEKWFSGQLYARLPDDSLNKKLSAYNALELSNTEVVNTYPKKNKVLRMAIAEGVIDQAARDKTNKKAYKSELATYMQEKGFKPQKELYRQFINQKILRAAYSSNQLQELLTDFWFNHFNVSLDKNQCAEFIPAYERDVIRPNVMGKFEDLLLATAQSPAMLMYLDNSSSTGVKEDINNAKDNRTRRIADKQMEDKNDTTSNGKVKKPRKRGLNENYAREVMELHTLGVDGGYTQQDVTQAARVLTGWTIYPMNNNGYNATARKSLNNLDKSKLKRRGFVHQGDFLFAANRHDTKEKTVLGRHFPAGGGYEEGVELLKMFANHPSTAKFICRKIAVRFVNDHPSQNLVDKMVKTFETKNGDIGQVLITMVSSDEFWSKEALREKTKSPFELAISAVRGLNADISQPYQLFNWIAKMGQKLYYYQAPTGFPDKAEYWINTGALLNRMNFGLALASQRIPGISIDLASLNQNHEPESAEAALVTYGKMIMPERDLTHTITRLKPMLNEPDLATKVEQAAQKSVSTEQPEMMMNNEKPLAKNDAMLAQVVGVIIGSPEFQRK
- a CDS encoding DUF1501 domain-containing protein, with the translated sequence MTTRRGFIKAGGLALFGIGSGGIPPFLAKAAADIRSPKIFQRKKVLICIFQRGAMDGLMAVTPFTDPYLQAARPTLFMSAAKTSNNPLIDLDGRFGLHPALGSFEPMFRDNRLAIVHGIGSPNTTRSHFDAQDYMESGTPFKKGTPSGWLNRAAGLLGHEAATPFQAVSLTSSLPRSLYGDSLAVAINNLRDFNIQLRGNQAGANMAAKSFESLYDETSLDLLQQTGKESFEAVKMLQTTASKSYKPANNAVYPASSLGNSLKQIAQLIKMDVGLEVAFAESGGWDTHFNQGTQTGIFARNLSDLSGSMMALWTDLEAMQDNVIIMTMTEFGRTVHQNGTGGTDHGRASCNFILGNHVKGGLVHGKVAPLAIENLEDGRDLMVTTDFRSVFSEVANKHLGISDNKILFPEWTGEFINVMRS
- a CDS encoding VOC family protein — encoded protein: MKFASIRIITADIKPLIAFYEKITGLPVVQYTDDFAELRTPSFVLAIGSTRTLQLFGGAHLAAPASNRSVILEFQVDDVDAEYDNLKEYLNDDIVQTPTTMPWGNRSMLFRDTDGNLVNFFTPANIGG
- a CDS encoding Crp/Fnr family transcriptional regulator — translated: MSDKNEIIAQHLRSFASLTDKDIEQGRPFWKPRTIKKGDFFNMQSMVCNDLGLVLKGIFRIYYHDPKTDTDKNLFFFSENQFVVSFRSFISRKACWYFIEAMEDSEIVFISYKDLNSLYETNSNWAKFGRLLAELFFSYAQTRTEEFVFFSHEERYLRLLEEHPNIVERIPAYHISSFLGITNPSLSRIRKRIKNSETTN
- a CDS encoding OsmC family peroxiredoxin, which produces MKRSAKAHWTGDLNTGHGQLSSDSGVLDKTHYSFNTRFAEGIGTNPEELLAAAHAGCFTMALAYALSQKGTPANELETKASVSVDLAKGGITGIELTLNATAIDGVPAESFLEIANESKQNCLISKALTGVAISLNVNYGALQSSI